From the Maniola jurtina chromosome Z, ilManJurt1.1, whole genome shotgun sequence genome, one window contains:
- the LOC123880034 gene encoding ADP-ribosylation factor-like protein 5B, protein MGLLISKIWSLFGNEEHKLVLVGLDNAGKTTILYQLLLGEAVHTRPTIGSNVEEVVWRNLRFVMWDLGGQQSLRSAWNTYYTNSEFVIMVIDSTDRQRLGISREELHRMLTHEELSRACLLVFANKQDVKGSMTAAEISEQLDLTSIKQHPWHIQACCALTGEGLHLGLEWIASRIKKK, encoded by the exons ATGGGCCTGCTTATATCAAAAATTTGGAGCTTGTTCGGGAACGAAG AACACAAGCTGGTACTAGTGGGACTAGATAATGCTGGTAAAACCACAATTTTGTACCAACTGCTACTGGGTGAAGCTGTTCATACACGGCCAACCATTGGCTCCAACGTTGAGGAGGTTGTGTGGAGGAACCTCCGCTTTGTCATGTGGGACCTTGGGGGCCAACAGAGCTTGAGATCTGCGTGGAACACTTACTATACCAACAGTGAA TTCGTCATAATGGTGATCGACTCCACCGACCGACAGAGGCTGGGCATCAGCCGGGAAGAGCTGCATCGGATGCTGACCCACGAAGAGCTGAGCAGGGCATGCCTCCTCGTGTTCGCTAACAAACAG GACGTGAAGGGGTCGATGACTGCTGCGGAGATATCGGAACAGCTGGACCTGACGTCTATCAAGCAACACCCGTGGCACATCCAGGCTTGCTGCGCGCTCACTGGCGAAGG ATTACATTTGGGTCTGGAATGGATCGCGAGCCGGATTAAGAAGAAATGA
- the LOC123880017 gene encoding alpha-mannosidase 2-like translates to MNVRVKGKFWSITFFIIFITIFENECYEKTLRKIVRNQSKMVQRPFSESGNDFKNLKLNNKVIYPGYAQKKSTVHKMQRLKMPTILTNEIVHPFDLRTARNAINLFRRREESSILPGAISNEFLNTSNVAIPTSIFFPPAEEKVPSSSEQDSSMKYNVVTSDKSAINDKLLAKSVISSTETTNDGEFEANAIELNLTYYDTGVKKADFFSNKGSAKVTISNNKSWHIPFSCTEFHEFKADIDAQEKFNEFNIEPSWIGNKHFWNLVYEGRYEALMRDAQWPALKVILVPRSHVDTIWKQPFENLHKNAARKIISNIVKKLQFYSNLTFSWNEVSHLSQWWQNARQKSRTALRRLVEEGRLEITTGGWVQTDEATSHLFGILHQLIEGHQWLLYNLNYSPVVAWLTNSVTHSPTLPYILSASGISNLVLTNMHFSWQQYLTEYQYTDFVWVQNWDTDKTAHTNLNEALNRIGNDRYPKHSVITHYLPFNSDGFKACGPEGEPICDMEFNFIDSSTQDLNTFNLKVKAEKLLEQYSKAGTISSHNVIISPLGGDHHYESQTEFDFQYNNYQKIADYVNLNHDIYKATIKFGTSKDYFKNILSKQNSFPSLKGDFLNFADIRDGRPAYWTGYFSTRSLLKIILRRLHSTLRSTEILFSFALNFNAFNSYKVSTLYERLLNARESVARLQDRNVVSGTLTVNALRYVQQQVIKTSRDCWSIQETAASLISSKPAQNETYLEKYIYREGEFITSYKSVTPGDQIYIFNSLNHERIEIVELLTRHPNVRIIDHIENEVQIQINPVWKFGLEKRVRISSHFFKMTFIAKVPPLAFVLFKIERILHVTHNAATIYCTSCVVDRFDDASDFVFNVRPLETGDIQLESYRYRIVIDEHTGFLKTVTQKLSIEQPVVVDFGAFTSASVNSGMFLFNTNTSKPMEDILSPFRQSVESRAIIIVSGQITTELTSLYGNVLQHTVKIFNVMKNPLADIIKLETKINYDVAPNRDTEMFLSLQTVIGNGNPPEIFIDNNGFQYTARNINVSRSIESNVYPFTSMAYIQDQKTRLTILSDHAQAVTALQEGQLVLMLDRRVHYDDNQRPNEGTAENSMTTHTHYLLLENFIENKNSFDEVFSKTDLKLPSHTALYLADTLNYNLDIYFIDANRTHLCHYTYLPLIKTSFPCDVALINYRAVLNRGTPEKFKPNAALMTLHRQRFCCRIESDASMQCSRESSFKLDNVLRKIRAVYLTNLVGTTEGVPVTVLNKINFPSMELTTLRIYF, encoded by the exons ATGAATGTCCGAGTGAAGGGAAAATTTTGGAgcattacattttttataatattcataacaatttttgaaaatgaatgttaCGAAAAAA CGTTGCGGAAAATTGTGCGCAACCAATCAAAAATGGTGCAAAGGCCGTTCAGTGAGTCTGGCAATGATTTTAAGAATCTGAAACTAAATAATAAGGTAATTTACCCAGGGTATGCGCAAAAAAAATCAACTGTTCATAAAATGCAGAGACTGAAAATGCCTACCATCTTAACTAATGAAATCGTGCATCCATTCGACCTTCGGACAGCACGGAATGCTATTAACTTGTTCCGGCGAAGAGAAGAGAGTTCCATTCTACCAGGAGCGATTTCGAATGAATTCCTTAATACAAGTAATGTGGCTATACCTACGTCAATTTTTTTCCCCCCGGCCGAGGAAAAGGTTCCGTCTAGCTCAGAACAAGACAGCTCGATGAAATATAACGTGGTAACTTCCGATAAATCTGCTATCAACGACAAGCTTCTggcaaaaagtgttatttctagtACAGAAACAACCAACGATGGAGAATTTGAAGCCAATGCAATTGAACTAAACTTGACATATTACGATACAGGTGTTAAAAAGGCTGATTTCTTTTCCAACAAAGGTTCAGCAAAAGTGACTATAAGCAATAATAAATCTTGGCATATACCATTTAGTTGCACAGAATTTCACGAATTTAAAGCAGATATTGACGCCCAAGAAAAATTTAACGAGTTTAACATTGAG cCATCATGGATTGGCAACAAACATTTTTGGAATCTTGTTTACGAAGGTCGCTATGAGGCTCTTATGAGGGACGCCCAGTGGCCTGCATTGAAA GTAATATTAGTGCCACGGTCGCACGTCGACACAATTTGGAAACAACCCTTTGAAAACCTCCATAAGAACGCAGCGCGTAAGATTATATCGAACATAGTGAAAAAGCTTCAATTTTACTCCAATCTAACGTTCTCTTGGAATGAGGTGTCGCATTTGAGTCAGTGGTGGCAAAATGCTCGACAAAAGAGTCGAACG GCTCTGCGTAGACTAGTTGAGGAAGGACGACTAGAAATCACAACAGGTGGATGGGTACAAACTGATGAGGCCACATCACATTTATTCGGGATCCTACATCAATTAATTGAGG gtCACCAATGGTTATTGTATAATTTAAACTATTCGCCAGTGGTGGCTTGGCTGACCAACAGTGTGACACACAGCCCTACCCTGCCTTATATTCTATCAGCATCGGGAATCTCCAACCTAGTTTTAACAAATATGCATTTCTCCTGGCAACAATACCTCACCGAGTACCAGTACACTGACTTCGTATGGGTTCAAAATTGGGACACAGATAAAACTGCTCACACAAACCTCAACGAAGCTTTGAACAGGATTGGCAACGATCGTTATCCAAAGCATTCTGTTATCACCCACTATTTGCCATTCAATTCTGATGGATTTAAAGCTTGCGGTCCGGAAGGTGAACCAATATGTGACATGGAATTTAATTTTATCGATTCTTCTACCCAAgatttaaatacatttaaccTCAAAGTGAAGGCTGAGAAATTGTTAGAGCAGTATTCAAAAGCGGGCACGATATCGTCACACAATGTGATTATTTCGCCGTTAGGAGGTGACCATCATTACGAATCTCAAACGGAATTTGACTTTCAGTACAATAACTATCAAAAAATTGCGGATTACGTAAATCTTAATCATGATATTTATAAGGCTACGATCAAATTTGGGACGAGTAAAGATTATTTCAAAAACATACTGTCGAAGCAAAACAGTTTCCCCAGTTTGAAAGGCGACTTCCTAAATTTTGCTGACATCAGGGACGGCAGACCTGCATATTGGACAGGATATTTTTCTACGCGATCTTTGTTAAAAATTATCTTGAGACGTCTTCACTCAACGTTACGAAGTACCGAAATACTGTTTTCTTTCGCTCTCAATTTCAACGCTTTCAATTCATACAAAGTATCAACGTTATATGAACGTTTGCTGAACGCTCGTGAGTCTGTCGCTCGTCTTCAAGACCGAAATGTTGTAAGTGGCACATTGACGGTTAATGCACTTAGGTATGTCCAACAACAAGTGATTAAGACTTCTAGAGATTGCTGGTCCATTCAAGAGACTGCCGCTAGCTTAATCAGTTCGAAACCAGCTCAAAATGAGACGTATCtcgaaaaatatatttacaggGAAGGAGAATTTATAACTTCTTATAAATCAGTGACACCCGGTGAccaaatatatatatttaattccCTAAATCATGAGAGAATCGAAATCGTGGAACTCCTAACCAGACACCCAAATGTAAGAATCATAGATCACATTGAAAATGAAGTGCAAATACAAATTAACCCTGTATGGAAATTTGGTTTGGAGAAAAGAGTTAGAATTTCGAGCCATTTTTTTAAGATGACTTTTATAGCCAAAGTCCCACCGCTAGCGTTCGTGTTGTTTAAAATAGAAAGGATTCTTCATGTCACACACAATGCTGCTACGATTTATTGTACGTCTTGCGTTGTCGATAGATTTGATGATGCATCTGACTTTGTTTTCAACGTGCGTCCTTTAGAAACAGGTGACATTCAACTGGAAAGTTACAGGTATCGAATTGTTATCGATGAacatacaggatttttaaaaactgtaaCTCAAAAATTGTCTATTGAACAACCTGTTGTTGTAGATTTTGGAGCATTTACTAGTGCTAGTGTAAATTCTGGCATGTTTTTGTTTAATACGAATACCtctaaacctatggaagacataCTATCACCGTTCAGACAAAGCGTTGAATCGAGAGCTATTATAATTGTTTCGGGTCAAATTACTACTGAATTGACATCGCTTTACGGAAATGTTCTGCAACatactgttaaaatattcaatgtaATGAAAAATCCTCTCGCTGATATTATAAAGCTGGAGACGAAAATAAATTACGACGTAGCACCTAACAGAGACACGGAAATGTTTCTATCTCTTCAAACGGTCATCGGGAACGGCAATCCTCCAGAAATCTTCATTGATAATAACGGCTTCCAATACACAGCACGAAACATTAACGTCAGTAGAAGCATAGAATCAAATGTGTATCCTTTTACAAGTATGGCTTACATACAGGACCAAAAAACTAGGTTGACAATCCTTAGTGACCACGCTCAAGCTGTGACAGCTTTACAAGAGGGTCAATTGGTGCTTATGCTGGATAGGAGGGTGCATTATGATGATAATCAAAGGCCAAATGAAGGAACCGCTGAAAACAGTATGACCACACACACTCACTACCTGCTACTAGAGAATTTCATTGAGAATAAGAATAGCTTCGACGAAGTCTtttctaaaactgatttaaaATTGCCCAGTCATACAGCGCTATACTTGGCGGACACTCTTAATTACAACTTAGATATTTACTTCATCGATGCAAATAGAACTCATTTATGCCACTACACGTATCTGCCTTTGATTAAAACATCTTTCCCATGCGACGTTGCCTTGATAAATTACAGGGCAGTTTTGAATAGGGGTACTCCAGAAAAATTTAAGCCGAATGCCGCTTTGATGACGCTACACAGGCAGAGATTCTGTTGTCGAATAGAGAGTGATGCTAGCATGCAGTGCAGCAGAGAGAGTTCTTTCAAATTGGACAATGTACTTCGTAAAATCAGAGCGGTTTATCTGACCAACTTAGTAGGTACGACTGAAGGCGTTCCTGTAACTGtgttgaataaaattaattttccatCCATGGAGCTGACGACGTtgcgtatatatttttaa